Proteins from one Oryza sativa Japonica Group chromosome 12, ASM3414082v1 genomic window:
- the LOC4352482 gene encoding protein trichome birefringence-like 14 has translation MRLVNLNGLRFKQLKLVCLALLVVLLTWKWEKGSLRNRGELLRSEPLALSHPVQSKYIDHDISKEEIFSSLDPLVQLVDEVGREATAASPPQSVVHEAENVTGKREASPPEKKECDYRNGRWVPDDSRPLYSGLSCKKWLSDSWACRLTQRKDFAYEKFRWQPEGCDMPEFQASQFLKRMQDKTIAFVGDSLGRQMFQSMMCMLTGGDDHSHVEDVGKRYSLVVARHAKRPEGWAYRFRRTNTTILYYWSATLCDLEPLRRSDQATGYAMHLDRPPAFLQKNLHRFHVIILNTGHHWNRGKMKANRWQMYVSGAPSHDRDIAVIWKAKNFTIHNVVRWLDDELPRYPHLKVFYRSLSPRHFFNGEWNTGGTCDNKNPLSKGNSVFRNRSDDAEAEEAVRGTGIKLLDITAISRLRDEGHISRYSIRGRGGVQDCLHWCLPGVPDTWNEILAAQL, from the exons ATGAGATTGGTGAATCTGAATGGTCTGAGGTTCAAGCAGCTCAAGCTTGTCTGTCTTGCCCTCCTTGTGGTGCTCCTGACATGGAAATGGGAGAAGGGATCGCTGCGAAATCGCGGCGAGCTCCTCCGATCAGAGCCATTGGCTTTGAGCCATCCAG TTCAATCCAAGTATATAGATCATGATATCTCCAAGGAAGAAATTTTTTCTAGCTTGGATCCATTAGTGCAGTTAGTAGATGAAGTAGGAAGGGAAGCTACTGCTGCATCTCCACCTCAGTCTGTAGTTCATGAAGCAGAAAACGTCACTGGTAAAAGGGAAGCATCACCTCCTGAGAAGAAAG AATGTGACTACAGGAATGGAAGATGGGTTCCTGATGACAGCAGACCATTATATTCTGGTCTCAGCTGCAAAAAATGGCTCTCTGATAGCTGGGCTTGCAGATTGACACAACGAAAGGATTTCGCTTATGAGAAATTCAGATGGCAGCCTGAAGGCTGTGACATGCCAGAATTCCAAGCCTCCCAGTTCTTGAAAAG GATGCAGGACAAAACCATTGCTTTTGTAGGTGACTCCTTGGGGAGGCAGATGTTCCAGTCCATGATGTGCATGCTCACAGGTGGGGATGATCACTCGCATGTCGAAGATGTCGGTAAACGCTACAGCCTTGTCGTTGCGCGCCACGCTAAGAGACCGGAAGGTTGGGCATACCGGTTCCGAAGAACCAACACCACCATCCTCTACTACTGGTCAGCAACGCTCTGTGATCTGGAGCCTCTCAGGAGGTCTGATCAGGCAACCGGCTATGCAATGCACCTAGACCGCCCTCCTGCATTTCTTCAGAAGAACCTCCACAGGTTTCATGTGATAATTCTGAACACCGGGCACCACTGGAACCGGGGGAAGATGAAGGCGAACCGGTGGCAAATGTACGTCTCCGGGGCACCGAGCCATGACCGGGATATCGCCGTCATCTGGAAGGCGAAGAACTTCACCATCCACAATGTTGTCAGGTGGCTGGATGATGAGCTTCCAAGGTACCCCCATCTGAAGGTCTTCTACAGGTCATTGTCACCCAGGCATTTCTTCAATGGTGAGTGGAACACTGGAGGAACATGTGACAACAAAAACCCTTTATCCAAGGGGAATTCGGTGTTTCGGAATCGTTCTGACGATGCCGAAGCCGAGGAAGCGGTGAGAGGCACCGGAATCAAGCTCTTGGATATCACCGCGATTTCGCGGCTGAGGGATGAAGGGCATATATCCAGGTACAGCATCAGAGGTAGAGGAGGGGTCCAGGATTGCTTGCACTGGTGCCTTCCTGGTGTTCCAGACACATGGAATGAGATCCTGGCTGCTCAATTGTAG
- the LOC4352485 gene encoding uncharacterized protein yields MGAKGGMATAAGTAVLVYLVLSGRLCGDAAGDEDQTISAAVSAAVEARRRRRKEEAGRARRRGARARRWPERAPAGWGEAAAAAARTVRYTYGETLGKWPLGEIAFGLKYYMRQQGNLQHEYAGSNSQLLEGPVVKEELISLLGYLKLCMYFSKKPYKVFMEFGGYDESDVLIKKSKARLMKPSFTVVRDRSAKCFLLFIRGAISVKDRLTAATGAEVPFHHVVTQDGHVSKLVLGHAHCGMVVAARWIANQAIPCLNEAVAQFPDYGVKIIGHSMGAGIAAILAYILRENEKLSSSTCLAFGPAACMTWDLAESGKDFITTIVNRNDLVPSFGKVSAAKLRTEVMASSWVHDLREQIQQTRFLGFVNRSVSFIRSHVPFVSDPRSKVVDVDMLVPNSSEADQVKPSSNSDAVVKKRHAIACWSCVAAHKHSIDSAKHGTHDITNQTDVNVKAEKTDIETAQLVSISMEELDLQESDNDDDTDRGENEPALNETDEDQAVELLETLTDNPHEPSSSSQSQDPPQLYPPGRIMHMVGLPSSSEPNSTSEQGEEVVALYETPRHLYSKIRLARSMIREHYMPKYIRTMELLIDKLVAEEEDGIDDDHRLGSL; encoded by the exons ATGGGAGCCAAGggcgggatggcgacggcggcgggcacggCGGTGCTGGTGTACCTCGTGCTGTCGGGCCGCCTCtgcggcgacgccgccggcgacgaggaccaGACGATATCCGCCGCGGTgtccgcggcggtggaggcgcggaggaggcggaggaaggaggaggccggccgggCGAGGAGGCGCGGAGCGCGGGCGCGGCGTTGGCCGGAGCGCGCGCCCGCCGGGTGgggggaggccgcggcggcggccgcgcgcacCGTGCGGTACACCTACGGCGAGACGCTCGGCAAGTGGCCCCTCGGCGAGATCGCCTTCGGGCTCAAGTACTACATGCGGCAGCAG GGTAATCTTCAGCATGAGTATGCTGGAAGCAATTCTCAACTATTGGAAGGGCCTGTGGTAAAGGAGGAGCTAATCTCACTATTAGGATACCTTAAGCTATGCATGTATTTCTCAAAGAAGCCatacaaagtgttcatggagtTCGGTGGATATGACGAAAGCGATGTTCTTATAAAGAAATCTAAGGCGAGG CTTATGAAGCCTTCTTTCACAGTTGTCCGCGATAGAAGTGCGAAATGCTTCCTCCTTTTTATTCGGGGGGCGATCAGCGTTAAGGATCGGTTGACGGCGGCAACCGGAGCAGAGGTTCCATTTCATCATGTTGTGACACAAGATGGTCATGTCTCCAAATTGGTGCTGGGACATGCTCATTGTGGAATGGTAGTGGCAGCTCGCTGGATTGCAAATCAGGCCATTCCTTGCCTCAATGAAGCGGTTGCGCAATTCCCAGATTATGGAGTGAAG atcaTTGGGCATTCAATGGGTGCTGGCATCGCTGCAATATTAGCATACATTCTGCGTGAGAATGAGAAGTTATCATCATCCACATGTCTTGCATTTGGACCAG CTGCTTGCATGACATGGGACTTGGCTGAGTCGGGTAAAGACTTCATCACAACCATTGTCAACAGAAATGACCTAGTTCCATCTTTTGGCAAAGTTTCTGCTGCCAAGCTCCGTACAGAG GTCATGGCATCATCCTGGGTACATGACCTTCGTGAGCAAATTCAGCAGACCAGATTCTTGGGCTTTGTCAATCGCTCTGTGAGCTTCATCCGATCGCACGTGCCATTCGTCTCTGATCCAAGATCCAAGGTTGTAGATGTTGACATGCTGGTGCCCAACAGCTCTGAG GCTGATCAGGTGAAGCCTTCGTCAAATTCAGATGCTGTGGTGAAGAAACGCCATGCAATAGCTTGCTGGTCATGTGTTGCTGCACATAAGCATTCCATTGACTCTGCAAAACATGGAACTCATGACATCACAAATCAAACTGATGTCAATGTCAAAGCTGAGAAAACTGACATCGAAACGGCACAACTAGTCTCAATTTCCATGGAAGAACTTGACCTTCAAGAATCAGATAATGACGATGATACCGACAGAGGGGAGAATGAGCCAGCTCTCAATGAAACAGACGAAGATCAGGCCGTGGAGCTTCTAGAAACCTTGACCGACAACCCACACGAGCCGTCATCGTCGAGCCAAAGTCAAGATCCCCCCCAGCTCTACCCTCCAGGAAGAATAATGCACATGGTTGGATTGCCATCATCATCAGAGCCAAACAGTACAAGTGAACAAGGTGAGGAGGTCGTTGCCTTGTATGAGACACCTCGACATCTTTACAGCAAGATTCGCTTGGCGAGATCCATGATAAGGGAGCATTACATGCCCAAGTACATCAGGACAATGGAGCTGTTGATCGACAAGCtcgtcgccgaggaggaggacggcatCGATGACGACCACAGATTGGGATCATTGTAG
- the LOC4352484 gene encoding trafficking protein particle complex II-specific subunit 130 homolog isoform X1, whose product MFEMTNLHEDSLREYDELELCYSESVNSPGKHREFGGLDTGDDQAALLNPGFKALTQIVQDDVFREFEFRQYIFACQAKLLFKLHRPIEVAARGYAFVVSFSKTLALQENGLPFCFREVWVITACMDLIKATTSHYDGTAVAIDSEREFCRIQGDLYSLCRIKFLRLAYLIGYGVEIEKSPVNSASLSMLPWPKPATWPSIPPDSSAETMAKEKMILQAKSREKIFNIHRKPLPLEPSLLLREANRRRAFLSVGNISELYDSGDGSGLDANSKPSPNKSASNYMARTMSGPATSETSLPVDRPMRLSEIHVAAEHALKQTVSDPNFMTSLSSLEEFEKRYMELTKGAADNYHHSWWKRHGVVLDGEIAALFFKHENYDLAAKSYEKVCALYSAEGWEELLADVLPDLAECQKILNDEAGYLTSCVKLLSLESGLFSSKERQAFQSEVVRLAHSEMKHPVPLDVSSLITFAGNPAPPLELCDGDPGTLSVAVWSAFPDDITLESLSLRLSASSSADEGLKAIKSSDARVLVPGRNIITFDIPPQKPGSYVLGALTGQIGKLSFRSHGFSQDGPVDTDEFMSFEKPTRPVLKVRKPRALVDITPAVSSALLMNELQWIGLIVKPIDYSLKDGILHIDAGAGLKIEESQMIEIETYGSDVEHVGGTDASKTSSSSTDTRKVEKVPIEDGKIKIPDWASDVTTLVWFPVRAIDDTIARGASPASPQKQSIVDGMRMIALKLEFGVFLNQVFERTIAVHFTNPFHVSTRVVDKCYDGTLLLQVILHSEVKATLHVKDIWLDLQSGFEHTGKGDGRPTSNLFPLVIAPSSRAGILFVIRLSALGDMDELEKADSMLNIKYGISGDRTTGAHSPVPVKPDDSEELVFKIAVKMKRPVLDPCVAVGFLPFSSDCLRVGQLVNMRWRVERLKNPEDASLLADEILYQVDANPQNWMVAGRKCGHVSLSNKQGSRIEITVTCVPLVSGYVHPPQLGLPHVGEANISCNPAGPHLVCVLPPTLSTSYCIPA is encoded by the exons ATGTTTGAGATGACTAATCTTCATGAAGATTCACTCCGTGAATACGACGAGCTTGAACTATGCTACTCAGAATCAG TTAATTCTCCTGGAAAACATCGAGAATTTGGAGGATTGGATACTGGTGATGATCAAGCGGCGCTGCTAAATCCAGGATTTAAAGCATTGACCCAAATTGTCCAGGATGATGTGTTCAGAGAATTTGAGTTTAGACAATACATATTTGCTTGCCAGGCTAAG TTATTGTTTAAATTGCATCGCCCAATTGAGGTTGCTGCAAGAGGATATGCTTTTGTGGTTAGCTTTTCCAAGACGCTAGCCTTGCAGGAG AATGGTCTACCATTTTGTTTTCGTGAAGTATGGGTGATAACTGCATGTATGGATTTAATAAAAGCAACAACCTCACACTATGATGGTACAGCTGTTGCTATCGACTCAGAGAGGGAGTTCTGTCGTATTCAGGGTGACCTCTATTCTCTGTGCCGTATTAAG TTTCTGAGGCTTGCTTATTTGATTGGTTATGGAGTTGAGATAGAAAAAAGTCCAGTCAACAG TGCATCTTTAAGCATGCTACCATGGCCAAAGCCAGCTACATGGCCTTCTATTCCACCGGATTCATCAGCAGAAACAATGGCAAAGGAGAAG ATGATTCTCCAAGCAAAATCAAGAGAAAAGATCTTCAATATTCACAGGAAACCACTGCCATTAGAACCTTCTTTGCTTCTTCGTGAGGCTAATAGGCGTAGGGCTTTTCTTTCTGTTGGAAATATATCTGAATTATATGATTCAGGTGATGG TTCAGGTCTGGATGCAAATTCAAAACCTTCGCCCAACAAATCTGCTTCGAACTACATGGCCAGGACAATGTCAGGGCCAGCGACATCTGAGACTTCTCTGCCAGTTGATCGCCCCATGAGGTTGTCAGAAATTCATGTTGCAGCTGAGCATGCACTGAAGCAGACAGTATCTGACCCTAATTTTATGACATCACTTTCATCACTAGAAGAATTTGAG AAAAGATATATGGAGCTTACTAAAGGCGCAGCTGACAATTATCATCACTCTTGGTGGAAAAGACATGGAGTTGTGCTAGATGGAGAAATTGCAGCtctattctttaagcatgaaaATTATGATTTGGCTGCAAAGTCCTATGAGAAAGTTTGTGCTCTCTATTCTGCAGAAGGCTGGGAAGAGCTGTTGGCAGATGTTCTTCCTGATCTTGCAGAATGCCAGAAGATTCTCAATGATGAAGCTGGTTATTTGACTTCCTGTGTGAAGTTACTTTCTCTAGAGAGTGGCTTATTTTCATCTAAAGAGCGGCAAGCTTTCCAGTCAGAGGTTGTTCGGCTTGCTCACAGTGAAATGAAGCATCCTGTGCCCCTTGATGTCTCATCACTTATTACATTTGCTGGAAATCCTGCTCCACCACTAGAGTTGTGTGATGGAGATCCTGGTACACTATCTGTAGCTGTTTGGAGTGCCTTCCCGGATGACATCACACTCGAGTCTCTCAGCTTAAGATTGTCGGCTTCCTCTAGTGCAGATGAAGGTCTTAAG GCGATAAAGAGTTCAGATGCTCGAGTTCTTGTACCCGGTAGAAATATCATCACCTTCGACATTCCTCCTCAAAAGCCTGGATCCTATGTGTTGGGTGCTCTGACGGGCCAGATTGGCAAGCTATCATTCAGATCGCATGGATTTTCTCAAGATGGTCCAGTGGACACTGATGAATTCATGAGCTTTGAGAAGCCAACAAGGCCTGTTTTGAAG GTGAGAAAACCAAGGGCTTTAGTTGATATTACTCCTGCTGTGTCCTCTGCATTGCTTATGAATGAACTTCAGTGGATTGGGTTAATTGTCAAGCCAATAGACTATTCTTTGAAAGATGGCATATTGCATATAGATGCGGGTGCTGGACTGAAAATTGAGGAGTCCCAGATGATTGAGATAGAAACTTATGGAAGTGATGTGGAGCATGTTGGTGGTACTGATGCTTCCAAGACATCATCAAGCTCCACTGATACTCGTAAGGTTGAGAAGGTCCCTATTGAAGATGGGAAGATAAAAATACCAGACTGGGCTAGTGATGTGACTACTCTTGTATGGTTTCCTGTTCGTGCTATTGATGATACAATTGCAAGGGGTGCATCGCCAG CATCCCCTCAGAAACAGAGCATAGTAGATGGGATGAGAATGATTGCTCTCAAGCTTGAATTTGGAGTTTTTCTTAATCAAGTGTTTGAAAG GACTATCGCAGTACATTTCACTAACCCATTCCATGTGAGCACACGCGTAGTAGATAAGTGCTATGATGGAACTCTACTACTGCAG GTGATATTGCATTCTGAAGTGAAGGCCACTCTGCATGTAAAGGATATATGGTTGGATCTGCAATCTGGATTTGAACACACAGGAAAGGGAGATGGACGACCAACTTCGAACTTGTTCCCTCTGGTTATTGCTCCTTCTTCGAGAGCTGGAATCTTATTTGTAATACGTTTAAGTGCCTTAGGAG ATATGGATGAGCTAGAAAAGGCAGATAGCATGTTGAATATTAAGTATGGAATATCCGGTGACAGAACAACTGGAGCACACTCTCCAGTTCCTGTTAAACCTGATGATTCTGAGGAGCTTGTATTCAAGATTGCGGTGAAGATGAAGCGCCCTGTCCTGGACCCATGTGTGGCAGTTGGGTTCCTTCCGTTTTCTTCGGACTGCTTGAGGGTTGGCCAGCTGGTCAACATGAGATGGAGGGTTGAAAGGCTGAAGAACCCGGAGGATGCCTCTCTGTTAGCC GACGAAATACTTTATCAAGTCGACGCCAACCCACAGAACTGGATGGTTGCTGGGAGGAAATGCGGTCACGTATCGCTGTCAAACAAACAAG GTTCAAGGATAGAGATCACGGTGACGTGCGTGCCGCTGGTGTCCGGCTACGTCCATCCGCCGCAGCTGGGCCTGCCGCACGTCGGCGAGGCCAACATCAGCTGCAACCCGGCAGGCCCTCACCTGGTGTGCGTCCTTCCTCCGACACTGAGCACCTCATACTGCATACCGGCTTGA
- the LOC4352484 gene encoding trafficking protein particle complex II-specific subunit 130 homolog → MANYLAQFQTIKSSCDRIVVAVEDVSDLWLNVKESFEQRLPVKKACLNNKARNPVFVENLPAEFIQTTDSRLRSRFPQDQYLFWFREPYATVVLVSCEDLDEFKTILKPRLKLIVQNDEREWFIVFVSKAHPSNDQASKMAKRVYARLESDFNTKKRERCCKFDLHGPDAEFWDDFDSKMVDCIRNTLDRRVQFYEEEIRRLSEQRFTPIWNFCNFFILKESLAFMFEMTNLHEDSLREYDELELCYSESVNSPGKHREFGGLDTGDDQAALLNPGFKALTQIVQDDVFREFEFRQYIFACQAKLLFKLHRPIEVAARGYAFVVSFSKTLALQENGLPFCFREVWVITACMDLIKATTSHYDGTAVAIDSEREFCRIQGDLYSLCRIKFLRLAYLIGYGVEIEKSPVNSASLSMLPWPKPATWPSIPPDSSAETMAKEKMILQAKSREKIFNIHRKPLPLEPSLLLREANRRRAFLSVGNISELYDSGDGSGLDANSKPSPNKSASNYMARTMSGPATSETSLPVDRPMRLSEIHVAAEHALKQTVSDPNFMTSLSSLEEFEKRYMELTKGAADNYHHSWWKRHGVVLDGEIAALFFKHENYDLAAKSYEKVCALYSAEGWEELLADVLPDLAECQKILNDEAGYLTSCVKLLSLESGLFSSKERQAFQSEVVRLAHSEMKHPVPLDVSSLITFAGNPAPPLELCDGDPGTLSVAVWSAFPDDITLESLSLRLSASSSADEGLKAIKSSDARVLVPGRNIITFDIPPQKPGSYVLGALTGQIGKLSFRSHGFSQDGPVDTDEFMSFEKPTRPVLKVRKPRALVDITPAVSSALLMNELQWIGLIVKPIDYSLKDGILHIDAGAGLKIEESQMIEIETYGSDVEHVGGTDASKTSSSSTDTRKVEKVPIEDGKIKIPDWASDVTTLVWFPVRAIDDTIARGASPASPQKQSIVDGMRMIALKLEFGVFLNQVFERTIAVHFTNPFHVSTRVVDKCYDGTLLLQVILHSEVKATLHVKDIWLDLQSGFEHTGKGDGRPTSNLFPLVIAPSSRAGILFVIRLSALGDMDELEKADSMLNIKYGISGDRTTGAHSPVPVKPDDSEELVFKIAVKMKRPVLDPCVAVGFLPFSSDCLRVGQLVNMRWRVERLKNPEDASLLADEILYQVDANPQNWMVAGRKCGHVSLSNKQGSRIEITVTCVPLVSGYVHPPQLGLPHVGEANISCNPAGPHLVCVLPPTLSTSYCIPA, encoded by the exons atggcgaaCTACCTCGCGCAGTTCCAGACCATCAAGTCCTCCTGCGAccgcatcgtcgtcgccg TTGAAGATGTGAGTGACTTGTGGCTCAATGTGAAAGAAAGTTTCGAGCAACGCTTACCAGTGAAGAAGGCCTGCCTCAATAACAAGGCGAGGAATCCTGTTTTTGTGGAAAACCTACCAGCTGAGTTTATACAGACCACTGATTCGAGGCTACGTAGTCGATTTCCACAAGATCAATACTTGTTTTGGTTCCGGGAACCATATGCAACTGTTGTTCTTGTCAGTTGCGAG GATCTTGATGAGTTCAAGACCATTCTTAAGCCTCGCCTCAAATTGATTGTGCAAAATGATGAGAGGGAATGGTTCATTGTATTTGTGTCTAAGGCCCATCCTAGCAATGACCAAGCATCTAAGATGGCAAAGAGAGTATATGCTAGGCTTGAGAGCGATTTCAAcactaaaaaaagagaaag ATGCTGTAAATTTGATCTCCATGGACCTGATGCGGAATTCTGGGATGATTTTGACTCCAAAATGGTGGACTGCATTAGAAACACATTGGATAGGCGGGTTCAATTTTATGAAGAGGAAATTCGCAGGTTAAGTGAGCAGAGATTCACTCCGATATGGAACTTctgcaacttttttattcttaAG GAAAGCTTGGCTTTCATGTTTGAGATGACTAATCTTCATGAAGATTCACTCCGTGAATACGACGAGCTTGAACTATGCTACTCAGAATCAG TTAATTCTCCTGGAAAACATCGAGAATTTGGAGGATTGGATACTGGTGATGATCAAGCGGCGCTGCTAAATCCAGGATTTAAAGCATTGACCCAAATTGTCCAGGATGATGTGTTCAGAGAATTTGAGTTTAGACAATACATATTTGCTTGCCAGGCTAAG TTATTGTTTAAATTGCATCGCCCAATTGAGGTTGCTGCAAGAGGATATGCTTTTGTGGTTAGCTTTTCCAAGACGCTAGCCTTGCAGGAG AATGGTCTACCATTTTGTTTTCGTGAAGTATGGGTGATAACTGCATGTATGGATTTAATAAAAGCAACAACCTCACACTATGATGGTACAGCTGTTGCTATCGACTCAGAGAGGGAGTTCTGTCGTATTCAGGGTGACCTCTATTCTCTGTGCCGTATTAAG TTTCTGAGGCTTGCTTATTTGATTGGTTATGGAGTTGAGATAGAAAAAAGTCCAGTCAACAG TGCATCTTTAAGCATGCTACCATGGCCAAAGCCAGCTACATGGCCTTCTATTCCACCGGATTCATCAGCAGAAACAATGGCAAAGGAGAAG ATGATTCTCCAAGCAAAATCAAGAGAAAAGATCTTCAATATTCACAGGAAACCACTGCCATTAGAACCTTCTTTGCTTCTTCGTGAGGCTAATAGGCGTAGGGCTTTTCTTTCTGTTGGAAATATATCTGAATTATATGATTCAGGTGATGG TTCAGGTCTGGATGCAAATTCAAAACCTTCGCCCAACAAATCTGCTTCGAACTACATGGCCAGGACAATGTCAGGGCCAGCGACATCTGAGACTTCTCTGCCAGTTGATCGCCCCATGAGGTTGTCAGAAATTCATGTTGCAGCTGAGCATGCACTGAAGCAGACAGTATCTGACCCTAATTTTATGACATCACTTTCATCACTAGAAGAATTTGAG AAAAGATATATGGAGCTTACTAAAGGCGCAGCTGACAATTATCATCACTCTTGGTGGAAAAGACATGGAGTTGTGCTAGATGGAGAAATTGCAGCtctattctttaagcatgaaaATTATGATTTGGCTGCAAAGTCCTATGAGAAAGTTTGTGCTCTCTATTCTGCAGAAGGCTGGGAAGAGCTGTTGGCAGATGTTCTTCCTGATCTTGCAGAATGCCAGAAGATTCTCAATGATGAAGCTGGTTATTTGACTTCCTGTGTGAAGTTACTTTCTCTAGAGAGTGGCTTATTTTCATCTAAAGAGCGGCAAGCTTTCCAGTCAGAGGTTGTTCGGCTTGCTCACAGTGAAATGAAGCATCCTGTGCCCCTTGATGTCTCATCACTTATTACATTTGCTGGAAATCCTGCTCCACCACTAGAGTTGTGTGATGGAGATCCTGGTACACTATCTGTAGCTGTTTGGAGTGCCTTCCCGGATGACATCACACTCGAGTCTCTCAGCTTAAGATTGTCGGCTTCCTCTAGTGCAGATGAAGGTCTTAAG GCGATAAAGAGTTCAGATGCTCGAGTTCTTGTACCCGGTAGAAATATCATCACCTTCGACATTCCTCCTCAAAAGCCTGGATCCTATGTGTTGGGTGCTCTGACGGGCCAGATTGGCAAGCTATCATTCAGATCGCATGGATTTTCTCAAGATGGTCCAGTGGACACTGATGAATTCATGAGCTTTGAGAAGCCAACAAGGCCTGTTTTGAAG GTGAGAAAACCAAGGGCTTTAGTTGATATTACTCCTGCTGTGTCCTCTGCATTGCTTATGAATGAACTTCAGTGGATTGGGTTAATTGTCAAGCCAATAGACTATTCTTTGAAAGATGGCATATTGCATATAGATGCGGGTGCTGGACTGAAAATTGAGGAGTCCCAGATGATTGAGATAGAAACTTATGGAAGTGATGTGGAGCATGTTGGTGGTACTGATGCTTCCAAGACATCATCAAGCTCCACTGATACTCGTAAGGTTGAGAAGGTCCCTATTGAAGATGGGAAGATAAAAATACCAGACTGGGCTAGTGATGTGACTACTCTTGTATGGTTTCCTGTTCGTGCTATTGATGATACAATTGCAAGGGGTGCATCGCCAG CATCCCCTCAGAAACAGAGCATAGTAGATGGGATGAGAATGATTGCTCTCAAGCTTGAATTTGGAGTTTTTCTTAATCAAGTGTTTGAAAG GACTATCGCAGTACATTTCACTAACCCATTCCATGTGAGCACACGCGTAGTAGATAAGTGCTATGATGGAACTCTACTACTGCAG GTGATATTGCATTCTGAAGTGAAGGCCACTCTGCATGTAAAGGATATATGGTTGGATCTGCAATCTGGATTTGAACACACAGGAAAGGGAGATGGACGACCAACTTCGAACTTGTTCCCTCTGGTTATTGCTCCTTCTTCGAGAGCTGGAATCTTATTTGTAATACGTTTAAGTGCCTTAGGAG ATATGGATGAGCTAGAAAAGGCAGATAGCATGTTGAATATTAAGTATGGAATATCCGGTGACAGAACAACTGGAGCACACTCTCCAGTTCCTGTTAAACCTGATGATTCTGAGGAGCTTGTATTCAAGATTGCGGTGAAGATGAAGCGCCCTGTCCTGGACCCATGTGTGGCAGTTGGGTTCCTTCCGTTTTCTTCGGACTGCTTGAGGGTTGGCCAGCTGGTCAACATGAGATGGAGGGTTGAAAGGCTGAAGAACCCGGAGGATGCCTCTCTGTTAGCC GACGAAATACTTTATCAAGTCGACGCCAACCCACAGAACTGGATGGTTGCTGGGAGGAAATGCGGTCACGTATCGCTGTCAAACAAACAAG GTTCAAGGATAGAGATCACGGTGACGTGCGTGCCGCTGGTGTCCGGCTACGTCCATCCGCCGCAGCTGGGCCTGCCGCACGTCGGCGAGGCCAACATCAGCTGCAACCCGGCAGGCCCTCACCTGGTGTGCGTCCTTCCTCCGACACTGAGCACCTCATACTGCATACCGGCTTGA